TTTCGTAACCTCGCCCTACGAATCTGCTGTGTTTCACGGTAGAAGAAACGCCGTAATTCGATATTTTGATTTCATGCAAATAGCTTAAACATTTCTCTCCGTTGGGATTATGGATGTTTAATTTTTGGCAGTCGGTCTCGTCCCAGCAATTCACTTTCCCAAAAAGCTCGGCTACATACAAATCTTTTGGAGAAAGATACACATCTTTTGGCGTACCGATTTGTAGAATCTCTCCCTCTCGCATAATGATTAAGCGATCGGCATAGCCAAGTGCATCATCGGCACGGTGCGAAGAAAAGAGTACGCCCATGTTTTGTTCTTCGCAATATTCCATCAATTGCTGTCGAATTTTGATGTGCAATGCAGCATCTAGATGGCTAAATGGTTCGTCCAAAATTAGCATTTTCGGCATTTTTGCCAAGGTACGCGCAATGGCAACACGCTGCTGCTGCCCACCACTTAATTCAACGGGTTTTCTGTCGGCAAATTCTGAAAGCGAGAGCACTTCCAAAATTTCGCTTACACGCTGTTTTTTCTTGTTTTGATAAATGTTGCTTAAATGTTTTCCTACATTTTCAGCCACAGTCATATATAGCGATAAATCGAAATCTTGTGCCACATATTTCATATCGTCGTGCCCAGGAATGAGCTGTAATTTAGGACCTTTGATTTCATCTCCATTGAAAATGATTTTGCCACTATCAGGGTCCAAAATACCATATATTAATTTCAGTAAAGTAGATTTTCCACTTCCACTTTCTCCCAAGATACAAGTTCGCTCAGTGCTATCTATTTCAAAATCAATATTTTTTAAAACATCAATTTCTGGCGTATAATTGTAATGAAGTTTTTCTACACTTAGCATTATTTAAAGGCTAAAGGCGTTTTGATGTTTTTGTACTCATAAAGAGACATTTTTAATGATCCTACGGCTAGTTCAGCCTCCAGCTGGATAGGGATTAAATTGGCATCGTCGCTTACCCAAATGGTCACACTTTCCTGTTCTTTAAACACACGGCCACTTTGCACATAAGGGCGCATTTTGATGCATTTAATGGTTCCGAATTTAGATTTTATGTTTTCTTTACCCAGAATTTTTAATTTAAAAGGATAGATTTGTCCATCCATAAACACATTGATTGTTTTAGCACTTCCTATGGCAAAATCGGTATTGGCCATTGTTCTTAAATAGTAGAATGCAGAAAGCATATCTTGCACATCTGTATTATATCGATAAGTCGTTTTTCTTCCATTTTCAAGATTGTGTTCATACACAAATCTTTTTTTGTGGTCGAAAGTTAAGGTCTTATTTTTTGTGTACCCCCCTTCGTTTATATTTCTTACAAATTTACTAGGCTGATAAGTGAATTTATCTATATAGGTTTCGTATCGGTCGTCGACCTTAAAGAAAACTCTCACAGCACCGCTAGAACTCCCTTTGCCTATTACATGCCAATGTGGGCGACCATTGTAGCTTACTTCTTTAATTTTTAAAGTGGCAAAACCAGCATTCACAAATCCATAGTGAACTCTGTATTTTAGAAATTCACTATCGGCTATACCTTGAGCTTGGAGTAAAAAACTTAAAAAAGTAACTACTATAAAATATAATTTCTTCATCAATTATTGTTTTTTTAATATAAGGCAAACTCTTTGCCAAGATTTATGTAGCTGAAAATCTACTGGTGATGATTTAGCTTTCGATTAATTTTTTCACTCCTTCATAGATTTCTAAAGCTGTGAATGGTGTACCTTTGGTCTTATTCAATTTTAAAGCATTTACCAAAAATTCATCGCGAATCAATTTTACCAATTGCCCTTGATTAATTTCAGGGATAATTACATATTTATGTTTAGCTAAAATTTCGCCTAAATTTTTAGGGAATGGGCATATGTAATTCAACTGGACATGCGCCACCGAAATTCCATCTTGAGCGAGTAGAGGGGTGGCTGCTAAAATAGAGCCGTATGTGCTTCCCCAGCCTAAAATCAATACATCAGCATTTTCATCGCCACATTCGTAAACTGCTTGCGGGATAAAATCCTGAATTTTGTTGATTTTTTCAGCTCTTTGCTTAATCATAAATTCATGGTTATCTGGATTATAGCTCACATCGCCAGTTAAGTGCTGTTTCTCTAATCCTCCCACGCGGTGTTCCAATTCTGGCATGCCTGGAATCGCCCAATCTCTCACGCCGTTTTCATCTCTTAAATAAGGCAAGAAAGGGTCTTTGTTTTGTGGAGAAACTGTTTTTGGATGAATTTCTTGTAAATCTTCGGCAGTTGGGAATTTCCAAGGCTCGGAACCATTACCTAAATAGCCATCGGATAGCAACATCACGGGGGTCATATGCTCAAGCGCAATGCGACAAGCCTCATACGCCATCTGGAAACAATCTTTGGGAGATTTTGCAGCCACAACCACGAGCGGAGCCTCACCATTTCGGCCGTGCACGGCTTGCAATAAGTCGGCTTGTTCCGTTTTGGTTGGTAATCCAGTAGAAGGTCCCCCACGCTGAACATTTACGATGACAGCAGGCAATTCAAGCATAATGGCAAGTCCTATGGCTTCTGTTTTTAGCGCAATTCCTGGTCCAGATGAGGCAGTAACGGCTAAATCTCCCGCATACGAAGCGCCAATAACCGATGCCATGGCAGCAATTTCATCTTCTGCTTGAAATGTTTTTACGCCTAAATTTTTATATTTAGCTAAATGGTGCAAAATATCTGAGGCTGGCGTAATTGGATATCCGCCGTAGAATAAATCTAGTTTTGCTTTTTGTGCAGCTGCCACAAGCCCAATGGCTAATGCGTGATTTCCCGTAATATTTCGGTATTTTCCTGCGGGCATCTTGGCGGGCTTTACTTCGAATCTTTCTGTGAATGTATCGCTGATTTCTCCGAAGTGATATCCAGCCTTTAAAACCTTAATATTGGCATCTAAAATTTCGGGTTTATTGCCAAATTTATTTTTCAAAAAGTCAATCGTGAAATCTAACGGACGACTATATAGCCAGTACACAAAACCGAGCGCAAACATATTTTTAGTTCGGTCTTTGTCTTTGGTGCCTAGTTCAGAATCCTTCAAAGCTTCGTTAGTCTGTTGCGTAATGTCGATTTCGTAGACTTTGGCATGTTTTCTCACCTCATCAAGTGGATTATTTTCCACTTTGGCAAGTCTTAAATTTTTAGCATTAAAGCCTTCGGTATTGGCAATTACAATTCCGTTGGGTTTTAATTTAAATTGATTTTTGATGAGAGCCGCAGCGTTCATGGCAACTAAAACATCGCATCCATCTCCTGGCGAGGTGATTTTGACGCTACCAAAATGCAATTGAAATCCCGAAACGCCTGCAATGGTGCCACCTGGGGCACGGATTTCGGCAGGGAAATCTGGAAATGTACTTATGTCATTACCAATGTGTGCAGAAGTATTGGTGAATTGTGAGCCCGTGAGCTGCATACCATCACCCGAATCTCCAGCAAAGAGGATTACTACTTGTTTTAGTTCTGTTTTCACTACGATTGTAAATTTATGATTTCTCTAATTTCTGGCGCATGTTTTTTGATAGTCATTTCCACGCCAGATTTTAGTGTCATTTGGTTTACACTGCAGCCCATGCAAGCCCCGAGTAGGCGCACAGTTACAATGTTATCGGCAATGTCGATGAGTTCGATGTCGCCCCCATCTGATTTTAAGAAAGGTCTGATTTCATCTAGAGCCTTTTCAACTTTAATTTTTAAATCTTCTTGCATAAATTAAATTTTATTGGGTTGAACATCCAGCCATCGTGGTAATGCGCACGATTTCAGTCGGTGGTAAATTTGTGTTTCTTTCTGCCAAGCTTTCAATCATGTTTTTAGCGATATTTCGGTACGCCTCGCTTGCAATGGTATTGCCTTGCAATGCGGCAGGTCTTCCCACATCGCTCGCCTCACGAATACTTTGAACAATTGGCACTTCGCCTAAGAACGGAACGCCGTTTTGCTCGGCTAAGTTTTTAGCCCCATTTTCGCCAAAAATGTAATATTTATTGTTAGGCAATTCCGCTGGCGTAAAGTAAGACATGTTTTCTACAATACCTAAAACAGGAACATTGATGGCGTCTAGTTTAAACATGCCAATTCCTTTTTTGGCATCCGAAAGTGCCACCTGCTGTGGCGTGCTGATGATAACTGCACCTGTGATAGGAAGTTGCTGAACAAGTGATAATTGAATGTCGCCTGTTCCTGGAGGTAAGTCAATGATAAGGAAATCTAATTTTCCCCAATTTGCTTCGTGAATTAATTGTTGTAAAGCCTTAGAAGCCATTGCTCCACGCCAAACGATTGCTTGCTCAGGATCGGCGAAAAATCCGATAGAAAGCAATTTTACGCCATAACTTTCTACAGGCTGAATTTTTGAAACGCCATCTACTTCAACCGATTGTGGTTTAGCATTTTCTACATCAAACATCAACGGGATAGACGGCCCGTGGATGTCGGCATCAAGCAACCCCACCGAAAAGCCCATGTTTTTAAGGCTAATCGCAAGGTTAGATGAAAGGGTAGATTTCCCTACGCCTCCTTTACCAGACGCAACTGCGATGATGTTTTGAACGCCGTCCAATTTTTTGCCTAAAATCTTTGGGTTTTCAGGCGAAACGGGAGCCTGTTTTGGGGTAGGCTTTGCAGTAACTTTGATTGCCAAATCCGCTTCAGGTAATTTATCTTTGATGGCAGCTGTAAGTGCCTCTTCCAATTTCTTTTTGTCGTGCATAGTAGGCGAAGGGGACTCCGCATCAATCATGATTTTATCTCCCATAATTTGCAGGTTTTTCACCCACTGCATAAGCCCCATGGCTTCGAAAATGTCTTTTATATAGTTTTTTGTAATACTCATAGATAAATCTGTATTATGCAAAGGTAAAAATAAATATTATAAGTGGTATTAGGAAATAAAGTTAAATAGATTTTCTCATTATTTAAATAGATAAAATTGATTTTTTGTGTTCAATAAAACGATTTACCAAGTAAAAAAATAGAATCAAAGGTTTTTTAGTTATCTTTGGTGTGAAGATTTGTTTTAAACCATGAAAAAAATAATCATAGGACTTTCGTGCCTTTGTATGAGTTGTGTAAGTGTTTGGAAAAAAGAATCCAAAGATTATTCCCGAAATTTCATCGATAAAGATAAAAAACGCCCCAATATTATTTTGTTCTTGGTCGATGATATGGGTTGGCAAGATACTTCTGTTCCTTTTTGGAAAGAGCGCACTCCTTTGAACGACATCTATCACACGCCCAATATGGAGCGACTAGCAAAACAAGGCTTGAAGTTTACGCAAGCATATGCTGCACCTGTTTGTTCTCCCACGCGAGTAAGTTTGATGACGGGCACAAATCCAGCGCGCCATAGAGTAATTGCTTGGACATTAAAATATAATGTTTCAAATCATTACCCATCTCAGACGCTTGAACAGCCAGCGTGGAATATGAACGGAATGTGTACGGAACCCAATGTGCCCAATACTTATCATGCCACCGCACTACCTCAGATTTTAAAGGACAATGGTTACTATACGATACATGCAGGGAAAGCTCATTTTGGTGCTATTGGAACCCCTGATGCAGATCCACTAAATATAGGTTTTAATGTAAATATAGCCGGCCATGCAGGGGGCGGACTTAGAAGCTATGAAGGACTTGAAAACTTTGGAAATACACCAGAAATGTTTAGTTACCAATCGGTGCCGGGATTGGAGGAATTTTATGGAAAAGATATTTTTTTGACCGAGGCACTCACGCAAAAAGCCCTCAAAGAGCTCGATCGTAGACCTCGGAACAAACCATTTTTCTTGTATTTGTCACATTATGCAGTGCATATCCCCATTATGGGCGATAAGAGATTTTTGCAAAAATATATAGATAAAGGACTCAATGAAACAGAAGCAAAATATGCAAGTTTAATTGAAGGTATGGATAAAAGTTTGGGGGATGTGATGGATTATTTAGAGAAAAACCATTTAAAAGAAAATACCATTCTACTTTTTATGTCAGACAATGGAGGGTTGGATCGTTCCAATCGAGGACGCTCAACAAACACGTGTAACGCGCCATTGTCAAGTGGAAAAGGCTCTTTGCGAGAGGGGGGAATTCGAGAGCCTATGATTGTGTTCTGGGAAAACCATACAAAACCTAATTCAGAAACCAATCAAAAAGTAATCATTGAAGATTTTTTCCCAACAATTTTAGAATTAGCTAAAATCAAAAATTACAAAACCATACAGCCCATAGATGGGCAAAGTTTTGTTCCCGTTTTGAAAAATGAAAAAATGCCCCAAAATCGAATTTTGTATTGGCACGCGCCAAACAATTGGAATCCTAAGTTTCGTTCCCTGCATTTAGCACCATCAAGTGCCATCAGAGAAGGGGATTTCAAATTGATTTATTACCACGATACGCAAGAATTCGAATTGTTTAACTTAAAAGATGATATAGGCGAGAAATATAATTTAGCCCAAAAATATCCCGAAAAACTCAAATCACTGGCTGTGAAGTTGAGTAAATATTTACGCCAAACTCATGCGCAAATGCCTATAATTAAGGCGACAGGAACTCCCGTGCCACTACCAGATGAAAGATTTAATTGAAAGTGTTATGATTTATATCACTTTTTTTACTATCTTTGTGAAAATACAAAATTTTTAAATTTATGAAGAAATCAGTTTTAGTAGTATTAGCAGCTGGTTTAGTAGGTTTCACTTCTTGCGAGAAAAAACAAGCAGTTGAGGCCACAGATGCCGTGGAGGTTACCAATCAGCCGAGCGAGAACGCAACTGTTTTTGCGGTAAATACTGAAAAATCAAATGTAGAATGGCGTGCCTTTAAATTCTATGAATCTGAAAACAAAGAAGCAGGGCACAACGGATTTTTTAAATTTAAATCGGGTGAAGTAGGAGTAGAAAACGGAGCTTTGACTTCGGGAACATTCACTATCGATGTAGCGAGTTTGGAAAGTTTAGACTTAAATGATGATCCAGATAGCAAAGCAAAATTGGACGGGCATTTAAAGTCTGAGGATTTCTTGCATGTTGAAAAATATCCAGAAGCTACTTTTGTAATCACTTCTGTAAAACCAATCGAAGGGGAGTACAATACAGAAATCAGCGGAAATTTAAAGCTTAGAGAAATCGAGAAAAACATCACCGTAAAAGCAAATGTTTCTGTAGAAGGTAATCAATTGCAATTGAATTCAGAAGAATTTAGCATTAACAGAAAAGATTTTGGTGTTAATTTCGAAGGAAAGCAAGGTGTCGTGATTCGTGACAATGTATCATTGAAAGTGAATGTTGTGGCAGAAACTAAGTAATATAATTAGTTGAAAATTAAGCCGTTCGTTTTTCGAGCGGCTTTTTTTATGTGCATTTCCCAATGAATTAAGTATGAATTTTGTATTTTTGGGCTTTAATCTAGCAAAAGATGATAGAAGAAATAAAATCTTACTTACAGGAGATTGAGCAGTTTAGCTCCGAAAAAGCAGCAGAAATCGAAGAATTTAGAATAAAATTTTTGGCTAAAAAAGGTTTGTTGAACGATCTTTTTGCTCGTTTCAAAGAAGTGCCCAACCAAGAGAAAAAAGAAGTGGGGCAAGCACTTAATCAATTAAAGCAAAAAGCTACCGAAAAAATCAACGCCTTAAAATCGCAAAATGTTGGTGGCGAGTCGCAAAGCCAAAAAGAGGATTATACCAAGCCCGGTGAACCGTTTATTTTAGGAAGCAAGCATCCAATCAGTATTGTAAAAAATAGAATTATCGAGATTTTTAAAAGAATCGGTTTTGCCCTATCAGACGGGCCAGAAATCGAGGACGATTGGCACAATTTCACTGCACTGAACCTACCTGAATATCACCCAGCGAGGGATATGCAAGATACTTTCTTTATTCAGCAAAATCCAGATGTTTTGTTGCGCACGCACACATCGTCTGTTCAGATTCGTTATATGGAAAACAACGAGCCGCCAATTAGAATTTTGTCGCCAGGTCGTGTGTATAGAAATGAAGCGGTATCTGCGCGTTCGCACTGTATGTTTCACCAGATTGAGGGGCTTTACATTGATAAAAATGTATCTTTTGCCGATTTAAGACAAACTTTGCAATACTTTACGACTGAGCTATTCGGTAAGTCAAAAATCAGACTTCGTCCATCGTATTTCCCATTCACTGAGCCAAGTGCTGAGGTAGATGTTTACTGGGGATTGGAGACAGAAACCGATTATAGAATGACGAAAGGTACTGGCTGGCTCGAAATCATGGGGTGTGGTATGGTAGATCCTAATGTGCTTAAAAATGTAAATATCGATCCAGAAGAATATAGCGGATTTGCTTTTGGTCTTGGTTTAGAGCGTATTGCCTTGCTTTTATACCAAATCAGTGATATTCGTATGTACTTCGAAAACGATGTGCGATTCTTAGAACAATTTAAAGCCGAAATGGGAATGTAAAAGACCACTCCATGCGATTGATTTTTTATACCCTATGCGTTGCATTGCTTTTTGCGTGTAATTCCAAAAACGATGCGAAACTACCCGCGGACACCCCTAATGAACCCTTGCCGTATCCCGTTTACGCCAAGCCAGAAGTGAATTTGCCTTACAATTCACGCATTTTATCTAAATTTAAGCGTGTTAAAAAACCATATTTGGAGGCATTTTACAAAGATTATTGGCAAGCAAATAAGGTAAGTGGCGGATTGCTTGTAGCAAAAAATGGAGAAATAATTTACGAAAAATATTTAGGCTTTTCAGACAAAGAAAAAAACAAAGCATTAAACAAAGACACACCGATTCATCTGGCATCGATTTCTAAAGTGCTGACGGCCGTAGCGTTGCTGCGATTGGTGCAGGAAGACAAATTGAAATTAGACCAATTTGTATCCAATGTTTTGCCTGCTTTTCCGTACAAGGATGTTACGATTCGTGATTTGCTCACCCATCGTAGTGGTCTGCAAAACTATGCTTATTTTAAGCCGCACAAGCGCTTTTGGCGTGAAGAAAAAATGAAATCCAACCACGATGTGCTAGAATATTTGGCGAATGGCTTAAGCAAGGCATACAATCAGCCTAATAAAAATTTCAGCTATTGCAATACCAATTATGCACTTTTAGCTTTAATCATAGAAAAAGTAACGGGTGAGCGCTATCCTGTGGTCATGCAAAAAATGGTTTTTGAGCCATTTGGGATGAATCATACCTTTGTGTTTGATTACAAAAATCCGCGCGAAGTTTCTAAATCGTATACATTTAAAGGTCAGTTGTGGTCAGAGAGCGATTTGGATGCCATTTACGGAGATAAAAATATTTACTCAACACCGCGAGATATCCTGCAGCTTGATCGCGCAATGTACGCCGATAATTTCTTGACGCCAGAGCTGAAAACTTTGATGAAACAAGGCTACAGCAACGAAAGAAAAGGAGTGAAAAACTACGGATTGGGCATTCGAATGATGCAGTGGGATTCGGGCGAAAAGTTGTTGTATCACAACGGCTGGTGGCACGGAAATTACACCACTTATGTGCGTGGCGAGCAAGACACGCTCACTATTATTGCACTTGGCAATCAGCGAAATCGTTCCGTGTATTCGGCGTTCTCATTGGCAGGCGTTTTGGGAAAATATCCCGTGAGTTTAGAAAAAGTAAAAAATGCTAATTTACTGAACGAAAGTCAGAAAGATAGCTTAACTTTGCAGCCTGAATAAACCTATTAAAATGGCAGAATTATTTAAATATTGTCCCAATTGTGGGTCTGAAAATCACCAATTTATCAATTCTCACCGCTTTGAATGCAACGATTGTGGCTTCGTTTATTACCACAACATGGCGGCAGCTGTAATGGTGATTGTTGAGCGAAACGGAAAATATCTTTTCACCATAAGAAATAACGAACCAGCCAAGGGAAAATTGGACTTTCCAGGTGGTTTTGTAGATCCAGGGGAAACTGCGGCAGAGGCGGTGGTGCGTGAGCTTAAAGAAGAATTGGATTTAGATTTAAGTATCGATGATTTGCAATTAATCGATACCGAGGCCAACGATTATTTATTTAAAAATATTCCGTATCGCACGCTAGATGTCATCTTCAAAATTGTACTCGACCATGATGTGGTGCTCAAAAAAGAAGATTCAGAAATCCAAGATGTGATGTGGCTGAGCAAAGATGAAATCGATGTAAGCAAAATTGGTTTCCGCTCGATGCGAAAAGTAGTCGAAAAACATGTTTTAAAATAAAATCAAAACGCTCAAGCAATTGAGCGTTTTTTTCTTTAAATTGTGGATATGAAAAAAATCGTAATTCTTCTTATTTTTCTGTTCGCTCCTTTGCTACTTTTAGCCTAAAATTCACCCACAAAAATCATAGAAAAACACATTTAAATTTGTTGTATCTTTGTTTGTGATAAATGAAAAAATATAGATAATGCAAAACAAAGTACAAATCCCATGGCAAGATCGTCCAGAGGGCTCCAAAGATGTCGTGTGGCGATACGACCAAAATCCAATCATAGACCGTTACGCCATTCCTAGTTCCAATAGTATTTTCAATAGCGCCGTTGTGCCGTTTGAAGATGGCTTTGCGGGCGTGTTCCGTTGCGATAACAAGGCAGTGCAAATGAACATTTTTGCAGGATTTAGTAAAGATGCGGTGAATTGGGAGATTGAGCACAACCCGATTGATTTTGCCAAGGATCCTGATACCGAGATGATTCACTC
This Ornithobacterium rhinotracheale DNA region includes the following protein-coding sequences:
- a CDS encoding serine hydrolase domain-containing protein, giving the protein MRLIFYTLCVALLFACNSKNDAKLPADTPNEPLPYPVYAKPEVNLPYNSRILSKFKRVKKPYLEAFYKDYWQANKVSGGLLVAKNGEIIYEKYLGFSDKEKNKALNKDTPIHLASISKVLTAVALLRLVQEDKLKLDQFVSNVLPAFPYKDVTIRDLLTHRSGLQNYAYFKPHKRFWREEKMKSNHDVLEYLANGLSKAYNQPNKNFSYCNTNYALLALIIEKVTGERYPVVMQKMVFEPFGMNHTFVFDYKNPREVSKSYTFKGQLWSESDLDAIYGDKNIYSTPRDILQLDRAMYADNFLTPELKTLMKQGYSNERKGVKNYGLGIRMMQWDSGEKLLYHNGWWHGNYTTYVRGEQDTLTIIALGNQRNRSVYSAFSLAGVLGKYPVSLEKVKNANLLNESQKDSLTLQPE
- a CDS encoding sulfatase; amino-acid sequence: MKKIIIGLSCLCMSCVSVWKKESKDYSRNFIDKDKKRPNIILFLVDDMGWQDTSVPFWKERTPLNDIYHTPNMERLAKQGLKFTQAYAAPVCSPTRVSLMTGTNPARHRVIAWTLKYNVSNHYPSQTLEQPAWNMNGMCTEPNVPNTYHATALPQILKDNGYYTIHAGKAHFGAIGTPDADPLNIGFNVNIAGHAGGGLRSYEGLENFGNTPEMFSYQSVPGLEEFYGKDIFLTEALTQKALKELDRRPRNKPFFLYLSHYAVHIPIMGDKRFLQKYIDKGLNETEAKYASLIEGMDKSLGDVMDYLEKNHLKENTILLFMSDNGGLDRSNRGRSTNTCNAPLSSGKGSLREGGIREPMIVFWENHTKPNSETNQKVIIEDFFPTILELAKIKNYKTIQPIDGQSFVPVLKNEKMPQNRILYWHAPNNWNPKFRSLHLAPSSAIREGDFKLIYYHDTQEFELFNLKDDIGEKYNLAQKYPEKLKSLAVKLSKYLRQTHAQMPIIKATGTPVPLPDERFN
- a CDS encoding ABC transporter ATP-binding protein, coding for MLSVEKLHYNYTPEIDVLKNIDFEIDSTERTCILGESGSGKSTLLKLIYGILDPDSGKIIFNGDEIKGPKLQLIPGHDDMKYVAQDFDLSLYMTVAENVGKHLSNIYQNKKKQRVSEILEVLSLSEFADRKPVELSGGQQQRVAIARTLAKMPKMLILDEPFSHLDAALHIKIRQQLMEYCEEQNMGVLFSSHRADDALGYADRLIIMREGEILQIGTPKDVYLSPKDLYVAELFGKVNCWDETDCQKLNIHNPNGEKCLSYLHEIKISNYGVSSTVKHSRFVGRGYEITLDVDGTQVICYADELYTKGETLSIEIQNYRFVKN
- a CDS encoding YceI family protein yields the protein MKKSVLVVLAAGLVGFTSCEKKQAVEATDAVEVTNQPSENATVFAVNTEKSNVEWRAFKFYESENKEAGHNGFFKFKSGEVGVENGALTSGTFTIDVASLESLDLNDDPDSKAKLDGHLKSEDFLHVEKYPEATFVITSVKPIEGEYNTEISGNLKLREIEKNITVKANVSVEGNQLQLNSEEFSINRKDFGVNFEGKQGVVIRDNVSLKVNVVAETK
- a CDS encoding Mrp/NBP35 family ATP-binding protein, whose product is MSITKNYIKDIFEAMGLMQWVKNLQIMGDKIMIDAESPSPTMHDKKKLEEALTAAIKDKLPEADLAIKVTAKPTPKQAPVSPENPKILGKKLDGVQNIIAVASGKGGVGKSTLSSNLAISLKNMGFSVGLLDADIHGPSIPLMFDVENAKPQSVEVDGVSKIQPVESYGVKLLSIGFFADPEQAIVWRGAMASKALQQLIHEANWGKLDFLIIDLPPGTGDIQLSLVQQLPITGAVIISTPQQVALSDAKKGIGMFKLDAINVPVLGIVENMSYFTPAELPNNKYYIFGENGAKNLAEQNGVPFLGEVPIVQSIREASDVGRPAALQGNTIASEAYRNIAKNMIESLAERNTNLPPTEIVRITTMAGCSTQ
- a CDS encoding DUF3108 domain-containing protein encodes the protein MKKLYFIVVTFLSFLLQAQGIADSEFLKYRVHYGFVNAGFATLKIKEVSYNGRPHWHVIGKGSSSGAVRVFFKVDDRYETYIDKFTYQPSKFVRNINEGGYTKNKTLTFDHKKRFVYEHNLENGRKTTYRYNTDVQDMLSAFYYLRTMANTDFAIGSAKTINVFMDGQIYPFKLKILGKENIKSKFGTIKCIKMRPYVQSGRVFKEQESVTIWVSDDANLIPIQLEAELAVGSLKMSLYEYKNIKTPLAFK
- the pheS gene encoding phenylalanine--tRNA ligase subunit alpha, which translates into the protein MIEEIKSYLQEIEQFSSEKAAEIEEFRIKFLAKKGLLNDLFARFKEVPNQEKKEVGQALNQLKQKATEKINALKSQNVGGESQSQKEDYTKPGEPFILGSKHPISIVKNRIIEIFKRIGFALSDGPEIEDDWHNFTALNLPEYHPARDMQDTFFIQQNPDVLLRTHTSSVQIRYMENNEPPIRILSPGRVYRNEAVSARSHCMFHQIEGLYIDKNVSFADLRQTLQYFTTELFGKSKIRLRPSYFPFTEPSAEVDVYWGLETETDYRMTKGTGWLEIMGCGMVDPNVLKNVNIDPEEYSGFAFGLGLERIALLLYQISDIRMYFENDVRFLEQFKAEMGM
- a CDS encoding NifU family protein, with amino-acid sequence MQEDLKIKVEKALDEIRPFLKSDGGDIELIDIADNIVTVRLLGACMGCSVNQMTLKSGVEMTIKKHAPEIREIINLQS
- a CDS encoding NUDIX hydrolase, with protein sequence MAELFKYCPNCGSENHQFINSHRFECNDCGFVYYHNMAAAVMVIVERNGKYLFTIRNNEPAKGKLDFPGGFVDPGETAAEAVVRELKEELDLDLSIDDLQLIDTEANDYLFKNIPYRTLDVIFKIVLDHDVVLKKEDSEIQDVMWLSKDEIDVSKIGFRSMRKVVEKHVLK
- a CDS encoding 2-oxoacid:acceptor oxidoreductase subunit alpha, whose translation is MKTELKQVVILFAGDSGDGMQLTGSQFTNTSAHIGNDISTFPDFPAEIRAPGGTIAGVSGFQLHFGSVKITSPGDGCDVLVAMNAAALIKNQFKLKPNGIVIANTEGFNAKNLRLAKVENNPLDEVRKHAKVYEIDITQQTNEALKDSELGTKDKDRTKNMFALGFVYWLYSRPLDFTIDFLKNKFGNKPEILDANIKVLKAGYHFGEISDTFTERFEVKPAKMPAGKYRNITGNHALAIGLVAAAQKAKLDLFYGGYPITPASDILHHLAKYKNLGVKTFQAEDEIAAMASVIGASYAGDLAVTASSGPGIALKTEAIGLAIMLELPAVIVNVQRGGPSTGLPTKTEQADLLQAVHGRNGEAPLVVVAAKSPKDCFQMAYEACRIALEHMTPVMLLSDGYLGNGSEPWKFPTAEDLQEIHPKTVSPQNKDPFLPYLRDENGVRDWAIPGMPELEHRVGGLEKQHLTGDVSYNPDNHEFMIKQRAEKINKIQDFIPQAVYECGDENADVLILGWGSTYGSILAATPLLAQDGISVAHVQLNYICPFPKNLGEILAKHKYVIIPEINQGQLVKLIRDEFLVNALKLNKTKGTPFTALEIYEGVKKLIES